Proteins found in one Oryza glaberrima chromosome 4, OglaRS2, whole genome shotgun sequence genomic segment:
- the LOC127771064 gene encoding uncharacterized protein LOC127771064 gives MLPVAPARQPLTASSWPRLAAAGPTPPRPNLPLNPAPPPPNPSPAAMLRRLAAAAPRAFFSSSTPHAPPPPAGYTQRREYGLVPMVIEHTSRGERAYDIFSRLLKERIVCIHGPITDDTASLVVAQLLFLESENPAKPVHLYINSPGGVVTAGLAIYDTMQYIRSPVTTLCIGQAASMASLLLAAGARGERRALPNARVMIHQPSGGASGQASDIAIHAKEILKVRDRLNKIYAKHTSQAIDRIEQCMERDMFMDPEEAHDWGLIDEVIEHRPVSLVSDAVGSDLPNLGGGGDGANKATDEPSPA, from the coding sequence ATGCTCCCCGTGGCCCCCGCTCGTCAGCCTCTAACCGCCTCGTCTTGGCCTCGCCTAGCCGCGGCGGGACCCACGCCGCCCAGACCCAATCTCCCCCTAAaccccgcaccgccgccgccgaaccctAGCCCCGCCGCCAtgctgcgccgcctcgccgccgccgcgccgcgggccTTCTTCTCGTCGTCGACCCCgcacgcaccgccgccgccggcggggtaCACCCAGCGCCGCGAGTACGGGCTGGTCCCCATGGTGATCGAGCACACCTCCCGCGGGGAGCGGGCGTACGACATCTTCTCGCGCCTCCTCAAGGAGCGGATCGTCTGCATCCACGGGCCAATCACCGACGACACGGCCTCCCTCGTCGTCGCCCAGCTGCTCTTCCTCGAGTCCGAGAACCCCGCCAAGCCCGTCCACCTCTACATCAACTCCCCCGGCGGGGTCGTCACCGCGGGCCTCGCGATCTACGACACCATGCAGTACATCCGCTCCCCGGTCACCACGCTCTGCATCGGCCAGGCCGCGTCCATGgcctcgctcctcctcgccgcgggcgcgcgcggcgagcggcgggcgcTCCCCAACGCGCGCGTCATGATCCACCAGCCGTCGGGCGGCGCGTCGGGGCAGGCGTCCGACATCGCCATCCACGCCAAGGAGATCCTCAAGGTGCGCGACCGTCTCAACAAGATCTACGCGAAGCACACGAGCCAGGCCATCGACCGTATCGAGCAGTGCATGGAGCGGGACATGTTCATGGATCCAGAGGAGGCGCACGACTGGGGGCTCATCGACGAGGTCATCGAGCACCGCCCAGTTTCACTGGTTTCTGATGCCGTCGGCAGCGATCTGCCAAACCTAGGCGGGGGCGGAGATGGGGCTAACAAGGCAACTGATGAACCATCTCCAGCTTGA